In Athene noctua chromosome 7, bAthNoc1.hap1.1, whole genome shotgun sequence, the following proteins share a genomic window:
- the GALNT3 gene encoding polypeptide N-acetylgalactosaminyltransferase 3 isoform X2, whose translation MALKKTPKLFKKLFFHWKLWKFSIIVFVFLVFLFLLQREVGVQDFKDEAGIEPVVGKKSHVLGLVLNAMNNIKGAKPKMQIKAPVRQTKIPEERHCLPGHYTAVELKPFLDRPLQDPNAPGASGKAFKTINLNSEEQKEKRRGEEKHCFNAFASDRISLHRDLGPDTRPPECIEQKFKRCPPLPTTSIIIVFHNEAWSTLLRTVHSVMYTSPAILLKEIILVDDASMDEYLHDKLDEYVKQFQIVKVVRQKERKGLITARLLGASVATGETLTFLDAHCECFYGWLEPLLARIAENPVAVVSPDIASIDLNTFEFSKPSPYGHSHNRGNFDWSLSFGWESLPKHENKRRKDETYPIRTPTFAGGLFSISKDYFEHIGSYDEEMEIWGGENIEMSFRVWQCGGQLEIMPCSVVGHVFRSKSPHTFPKGTQVITRNQVRLAEVWMDEYKEIFYRRNTEAAKIVKQKTFGDISKRLELRQRLQCRNFTWYLSNVYPEAYVPDLNPLFSGYLKNIGNRMCLDVGENNHGGKPLIMYSCHGLGGNQDLHCQGRWWESSQWKTKWPGLSHLPYHACSLIV comes from the exons ATGGCTTTGAAAAAAACACCTAAACtgttcaagaaattattttttcactggaAACTTTGGAAATTTAGCATTATTGTGTTTGtctttctggtatttttatttttattgcaaagaGAAGTAGGTGTTCAAGATTTTAAAGATGAAGCAGGGATTGAGCCAGTTGTTGGAAAGAAAAGTCATGTATTAGGTCTAGTGTTAAATGCTATGAACAATATCAAAGGTGCAAAGCCAAAAATGCAGATAAAAGCACCTGTTAGGCAAACTAAAATTCCTGAAGAGAGACACTGTTTGCCAGGACACTATACTGCAGTAGAACTAAAACCCTTTCTAGATCGACCCCTTCAAGATCCTAATGCTCCTGGAGCTTCTGGTAAAGCATTTAAAACCATCAACTTAaattcagaagaacagaaagaaaaacgacgaggagaagaaaaacactgtttTAATGCATTTGCAAGTGATAGGATTTCTTTACACCGAGATCTTGGACCAGACACTCGACCTCCTGA ATGTATTGAACAAAAGTTTAAGCGTTGCCCACCATTGCCAACCACAAGTATTATAATAGTTTTTCATAATGAAGCATGGTCTACTCTGCTCAGAACTGTTCACAGCGTGATGTATACGTCTCCTGCCATACTGCTAAAGGAGATTATTTTGGTGGACGATGCCAGTATGGATG AATACTTGCATGACAAACTAGATGAGTATGTGAAACAATTTCAAATAGTTAAAGTAGTCCgtcaaaaggagagaaaaggtcTAATCACTGCGCGGTTGTTGGGAGCTTCCGTAGCAACAGGAGAGACCCTGACCTTTCTGGATGCTCATT GTGAATGCTTTTATGGCTGGTTAGAGCCATTATTGGCAAGGATAGCTGAGAACCCTGTTGCTGTTGTGAGCCCTGATATTGCTTCTATAGATCTCAATACTTTTGAATTCAGTAAACCATCTCCTTATGGGCATAGCCAcaacagaggaaattttgattGGAGTTTATCATTTGGATGGGAGTCTCTTcctaaacatgaaaataaaagaagaaaagatgaaaccTATCCTATTAG AACACCTACTTTTGCTGGAGGTCTCTTTTCAATATCAAAAGACTACTTTGAACACATTGGAAGCTATGATGAAGAAATGGAAATATGGGGAGGTGAAAATATAGAAATGTCTTTCAGA GTATGGCAATGTGGTGGACAGTTGGAGATCATGCCTTGCTCTGTTGTTGGCCATGTCTTTCGCAGCAAGAGTCCCCATACTTTCCCAAAAGGTACTCAAGTGATCACACGTAATCAAGTACGCCTTGCAGAAGTGTGGATGGatgaatataaagaaatattttaccgAAGAAACACAGAGGCAGCAAAAATTGTGAAACAA AAAACATTTGGAGACATCTCAAAAAGGCTTGAGTTAAGACAGCGTCTGCAGTGTAGAAATTTTACTTGGTATCTCAGTAATGTTTATCCAGAAGCATATGTGCCAGACCTGAATCCTTTGTTTTCTGGATAT TTAAAAAATATTGGTAACCGCATGTGTCTGGATGTTGGTGAAAATAACCATGGTGGCAAACCATTGATTATGTATTCTTGTCATGGACTTGGAGGAAATCAG GACTTGCACTGTCAAGGAAGATGGTGGGAATCCAGCCAGTGGAAGACCAAGTGGCCAGGCCTGAGCCACCTTCCCTATCATGCTTGCAGCCTCATAGTCTGA